In Magnolia sinica isolate HGM2019 chromosome 12, MsV1, whole genome shotgun sequence, a single genomic region encodes these proteins:
- the LOC131220178 gene encoding cysteine-rich receptor-like protein kinase 10 — MYLLPSKTIHLFLYTCLFLLFPSPIRTQVLYSLCQSSQGNYTNGSQYQTNLNHLLQSLNTTTPSNGYYNTSFGVDPNQVYGLAQCRSDVSSDTCRECLNTSMVDIVHLCPNKMAAFISYDMCLLRYSNQRFFSEPDIVPEYSLPNPNNARNPDLFNQLVRELLNNLSTIELSPSMFAAGSVSSPDFQIYGSVECVRDISRKDCQSCLQQMIGWLQNCCHGNLGGQVLSMSCLIRYEVYPFIEAPSPPLPVATPPVLSRPPPPPPPGEMLLTQLKLMVGLFLLLLLFLPFLVCISLKNYNEEEWGLICLMSWLNCTISRCTPCFLHPSRTRFEKEEQQALSHYLRTPYGSEFVDVGMQGDQNLELPIINLAAIQVATDNFSNENKLGEGGFGPVYKGMLSDGKEIAVKRLSSCSGQGLEEFKNEVTLIAKLQHRNLVRLLYYCIERREKLLIYEYMPNTSLDAFLFDPVKRSQLGWERRHNIIGGITKGLVYLHEDSRLRIIHRDLKASNVLLDYEMNPKISDFGMARFLCGNQSQVNTNRVVGTYGYMAPEYAMGGVFSVKSDVYSFGVLLLEIISGKRNSSLHLPEDAESLPIYAWRLWCDGRAMELIDPLLAESCPTNQVLIWIHIALLCVQQDPTDRPTMSSVILMLKSESMKLTQPTQPGFFFARAVVESDKSSASVKFCSNNDVTISSLEPR; from the exons aTGTATCTTCTTCCGTCTAAAACCATCCATTTATTCCTATACACTTGCTTATTCTTGCTCTTTCCAAGCCCCATCAGGACCCAAGTCTTGTACAGCCTCTGCCAGTCGTCTCAAGGCAATTACACCAACGGGAGCCAATACCAAACCAACCTCAACCATCTCCTCCAATCTCTAAATACCACAACTCCCTCCAACGGCTACTACAACACCTCCTTCGGCGTAGACCCTAATCAGGTCTATGGGCTCGCCCAATGCCGGAGCGATGTTTCATCTGATACCTGCCGAGAATGCTTAAATACTTCAATGGTTGATATCGTCCACCTCTGTCCCAACAAGATGGCAGCATTCATATCATACGACATGTGCCTTCTACGTTACTCCAACCAACGCTTCTTTTCCGAACCTGATATTGTCCCCGAGTATTCCCTTCCAAATCCAAATAATGCTCGGAATCCAGATCTTTTCAATCAACTGGTAAGAGAGTTGTTGAACAACCTGTCCACTATAGAGCTGTCTCCGTCCATGTTTGCTGCTGGCTCAGTGAGTTCTCCTGACTTTCAAATATATGGATCAGTTGAGTGCGTTCGAGATATATCAAGAAAGGATTGCCAGTCATGTCTGCAACAAATGATCGGCTGGCTTCAGAATTGTTGTCATGGAAATTTAGGAGGGCAGGTTCTGTCAATGAGTTGTCTTATTAGATATGAGGTATATCCCTTCATTGAAGCCCCATCGCCTCCGCTGCCTGTTGCGACTCCTCCAGTTCTTTCTCGGCCACCACCGCCACCACCGCCAGGTGAAATGCTTCTAACACAACTAAAACTGATGGTAGGATTATTTCTTCTATTACTATTATTTCTTCCATTCCTTGTTTGCATTTCACTCAAAAATTATAATGAAGAAGAATGGGGACTCATTTGCTTAATGTCATGGCTCAACTGCACAATATCACGGTGCACACCGTGCTTCCTGCATCCTTCccggacgcggtttg AGAAAGAAGAACAACAAGCATTATCACATTATTTGAGGACTCCGTATGGTTCAGAATTCGTGGATGTTGGTATGCAAGGTGATCAAAATCTAGAATTGCCAATCATCAACTTAGCTGCAATACAGGTTGCTACAGATAACTTCTCTAATGAAAATAAGCTTGGAGAAGGTGGATTTGGACCTGTTTATAAG GGAATGCTATCTGATGGAAAGGAGATAGCAGTTAAACGGCTATCAAGTTGCTCAGGGCAAGGTTTGGAGGAATTCAAGAATGAAGTTACATTGATTGCTAAACTCCAACATAGGAATCTTGTGAGGCTCTTGTACTACTGcatagagagaagagagaaactgCTCATCTATGAATATATGCCAAATACAAGCCTCGATGCCTTCCTCTTTG ATCCAGTCAAACGTTCTCAATTAGGCTGGGAAAGACGCCATAACATCATAGGTGGAATTACAAAGGGCCTTGTTTATCTCCATGAAGATTCGAGGCTCAGAATCATTCACAGGGATCTAAAAGCTAGCAATGTTTTGTTGGACTATGAGATGAACCCGAAAATTTCTGACTTTGGCATGGCTCGATTTTTATGTGGAAATCAAAGTCAGGTCAATACCAATAGAGTCGTCGGCACATA TGGCTACATGGCACCAGAGTATGCAATGGGAGGGGTATTCTCTGTGAAATCTGATGTCTACAGCTTTGGAGTTCTATTGCTAGAGATCATAAGTGGGAAAAGGAACAGTAGTCTACATCTCCCCGAAGATGCTGAAAGCCTCCCAATTTAT GCATGGAGATTATGGTGTGATGGAAGAGCGATGGAGTTAATTGATCCTTTGTTAGCGGAGTCATGTCCCACTAACCAAGTGCTCATATGGATCCACATTGCGCTGTTATGCGTTCAACAAGATCCAACAGATAGGCCCACAATGTCTTCGGTCATTCTTATGCTCAAAAGTGAATCTATGAAACTAACCCAACCTACACAGCCGGGGTTTTTCTTTGCAAGGGCTGTCGTTGAATCAGATAAATCTTCTGCAAGTGTTAAATTTTGTTCAAACAATGATGTAACTATCTCTTCCCTTGAACCTCGGTGA